The nucleotide sequence TCAGCCTCCGATGGCGCTCGGGTCGGCCTTCTTCGCGAAGGTCGGGTCGAGCAGCGAGTCGAGCGCCTTGTCGATGTCGGTCTGGGACTTCACGTCGCCGGACTCGACGAAGATCGGGCCGACCTTCTTCAGCACGGCCAGCTGCGCCTTGCCGGGGATGTTCGACACGTCGAGGTTGGTGCGCTCGGTGATCACCGTGGTGGCGACGGCGGGATCGATGCCGGCGACGTCGGACAGGATCTTGGCCGTCTCGTCCGGGTGCTTCTCGGCCCAGGCCCGGGCGTACTCGTAGGTGTTCACGACGGTCTGCGCGACATCCGGCTTCGAGTCGAGGAACGACTCCGTGGCGTTGAGGAAGCCGTAGGTGTTGAACTTCACGTTGCGGTAGATGAGCTTCGCGCCCGACTTCTCGGCGTTGGCCATGATCGGGTCGAGGCCGCTCCATGCGTCGACCGAGCCGTTCTGCAGGGCCGCCCAGCCGTCGGCGTGCTGGAGGTTCTGGATGGTGACATCCTTGGCCGAGAGACCGTTCGCCTCGAGCGCCTGCAGCAGGAAGAAGTACGGGTCGGTGCCCTTCGTGGCCGCGACCTGCTTGCCCTTGAGGTCCTTCACCGACGTGATGGTCGAGTTCGGGCCGACGACGATGGCCGACCACTCGGGCTGCGAGAAGATGTCGATGGTCTTGATCTGCGATCCGTTCGAGCGGGCCAGCAGCGCGGCCGAGCCCGCGGTCGAGCCGACGTCGATCGCGCCCGAGCGGAGCGCCTCGTTCGCCTTGTTGGAGCCGGCGGACTGCACCCAGTTGACCGTGATGTCCTGCTTCTTCAGGGCCTTCTCCAGCCAGCCCTCCTTCTTGATGACGAGGCTGAGCGGGTTGTAGGTCGCGAAGTCGATGTTGAGCGTTCCGCCCTTCGTCACTCCGGCGGAGTTGGTGGCGCCGGAGGCGGAGCCCTCGCCGGCGACGCAGCCGGTCAGCAGCAGGCTGGCGGCCGCGACGATACCGGCGGCGGCGGTCAGGATGGTGGGTCTGCGGCGCATGATGCCTCTCTCGGGGGTGTGTGGGGGAGCGGGTGGTGCGGCTGTGGTGGTGCTGTGGTGCGGGTGGTGCGGTTCAGTACGGGAAGACGGGGACGGTCGCCCGCTGCTCGTCGCGGGCGCGGCCGTGGCGGTCGATGCCGAGCCCGTCGAGCAGCTCGGCCCGCAGCTGGGCGAGCTCGGCGGAGCCGCGGTCGCGCGGTCGGGTGCCGGGCACGGTCGTGACGCTGCGGATCGTCGAGCCCGGCCGGCCGTCCTCTGCGCCGAGCAGCACGACGCGGTCCGCGAGCTGCAGAGCTTCGTCGACGTCGTGCGTGACCAGCAGGATGGTGGCGGGCGCCGCAGCGTGGATGTCGAGCAGGAGGTCCTGCATCTTCAGGCGGGTGAGGGCGTCGAGAGCGCCGAACGGCTCGTCGAGCAGGAGGACGCCCGGGTTGCGGGCCAGGGCACGGGCGAGCGACGCACGCTGCGCCATGCCTCCGGAGACCTCACGGGGCCGGAGCGTCGCGGAACCGGTCAGTCCGACGAGCTCGAGCAGCTGCGCGACCCGCTGCTGCCCGGCGGCGCGTTCGAGGCCGCGCGGCAGACCGAGCGCGACGTTGTCGGCGAGCGAACGCCACGGCAGCAGCCGCGGCTCCTGGAATCCGACGGCGCAGCGGGCGTCGAATCCGGTGACCGCGGTTCCGTCGATGAGGGCGGCTCCGCCGGTGGGCGCATCGAGGCCGCCGGCGATGCGCAGGAGGGTCGACTTGCCGCATCCACTCGGGCCGAGGATCGCGACGACCTCG is from Leifsonia sp. 466MF and encodes:
- a CDS encoding ABC transporter ATP-binding protein, whose translation is MTASSSAYPVEFSGVARSFPAPNRRSGKRTQGDRGREASAPTTRTVLRDVSLRIRAGEVVAILGPSGCGKSTLLRIAGGLDAPTGGAALIDGTAVTGFDARCAVGFQEPRLLPWRSLADNVALGLPRGLERAAGQQRVAQLLELVGLTGSATLRPREVSGGMAQRASLARALARNPGVLLLDEPFGALDALTRLKMQDLLLDIHAAAPATILLVTHDVDEALQLADRVVLLGAEDGRPGSTIRSVTTVPGTRPRDRGSAELAQLRAELLDGLGIDRHGRARDEQRATVPVFPY
- a CDS encoding aliphatic sulfonate ABC transporter substrate-binding protein, with the translated sequence MRRRPTILTAAAGIVAAASLLLTGCVAGEGSASGATNSAGVTKGGTLNIDFATYNPLSLVIKKEGWLEKALKKQDITVNWVQSAGSNKANEALRSGAIDVGSTAGSAALLARSNGSQIKTIDIFSQPEWSAIVVGPNSTITSVKDLKGKQVAATKGTDPYFFLLQALEANGLSAKDVTIQNLQHADGWAALQNGSVDAWSGLDPIMANAEKSGAKLIYRNVKFNTYGFLNATESFLDSKPDVAQTVVNTYEYARAWAEKHPDETAKILSDVAGIDPAVATTVITERTNLDVSNIPGKAQLAVLKKVGPIFVESGDVKSQTDIDKALDSLLDPTFAKKADPSAIGG